The Elusimicrobiota bacterium genome includes a window with the following:
- a CDS encoding tyrosine-type recombinase/integrase: MKQEWEIFREKYEGFLSDRSIGEYCHIIKLIKEGRLEVRSKSRYDQVRSVLKKCAEIGIELDYRMPKWSKREKREVKNIQDKLIDEEELQLILKSLPRTSKGKELGLAVEISYYSGLRLSEVLGLKAEDITFNGSLRLSVIGKGSKARVTFMPLRFRERLIDDFKGFTITAPYVKNAFRRVLDRLGIKSSFHGLRHSFATNLLN, from the coding sequence ATGAAACAGGAGTGGGAGATTTTTAGAGAAAAGTATGAAGGGTTTTTGAGTGATCGGTCTATCGGGGAATACTGTCATATTATTAAACTTATAAAAGAGGGCAGGCTGGAAGTGAGAAGTAAGAGCCGGTATGATCAGGTGAGATCCGTTTTAAAGAAATGTGCGGAGATTGGGATTGAGCTTGATTACAGGATGCCGAAATGGAGTAAGAGAGAAAAAAGAGAGGTAAAGAATATTCAGGATAAATTGATTGATGAGGAAGAGCTTCAATTAATTTTAAAGAGCCTTCCCCGGACTTCTAAGGGGAAAGAACTGGGTCTTGCTGTGGAGATCAGTTATTATTCCGGTTTGAGGCTCTCGGAGGTACTGGGGCTTAAGGCGGAAGATATAACATTTAACGGGTCTTTGAGGTTATCTGTTATAGGGAAGGGGAGTAAGGCCAGAGTTACTTTTATGCCTCTGAGGTTTAGAGAGAGGTTAATAGATGATTTTAAGGGATTTACTATTACTGCTCCTTATGTGAAAAATGCTTTCAGGAGGGTTCTTGATAGATTGGGAATTAAGAGTAGCTTCCACGGACTGAGACATAGTTTTGCAACTAATCTTTTGAAT